Within the Candidatus Woesearchaeota archaeon genome, the region AATGCTTCTTGGCTCTCTTATAGGAGGCTACAGTATAAGGCTGAACAATATGTTCTGGTCAAAATATCTTTTAGTTTTCATAATGTCAGGAGCAGTAAGATTATTTGCATTGATATTGCTGGTAAAAATAAAGGAAACGCGGCCTGTTGAAAAGACCTCTTATGAGGGGCTGTTTTTCAAAATAGTCGGCAGTGAGCCTATAATGAACACAGTGTATTCTTTTTTCTTTTTCAAGAGAAGAAAAATAAGAAACGAAAAGATTTCAATCCACAGTAAAAAGGGCAGAGTCATGGTCAACATCAAATAAGCCCAGCCTTGCGCCGGCATCAAGCCAGCCGTGCGCGTAATTAAGGCAGGCAAATGCATTTACAATGTCGCCTTTCTCCTTGAAATGCATTGCATCGTCATAATATCTCTGAGCCATATCAAGAAAATCCTCAGCAGAGCTTTTCCAGCTTATCTTTCTCTCTTTGGCTATTTTTACCTTCTTCAATGCCCTGCCTGTGATGTCAAAGTATTTGATTAGTTTTTCATTGGTTATTTTGTTTTCCATTGTGAATGGCATATATTGGGGATTTTAAATAGTTT harbors:
- a CDS encoding DUF357 domain-containing protein translates to MENKITNEKLIKYFDITGRALKKVKIAKERKISWKSSAEDFLDMAQRYYDDAMHFKEKGDIVNAFACLNYAHGWLDAGARLGLFDVDHDSALFTVD